A region from the Muribaculum gordoncarteri genome encodes:
- the murC gene encoding UDP-N-acetylmuramate--L-alanine ligase: protein MSHKKIYFAGAGGIGMAALERYFLAKGCRVAGYDRTPTDLTRALQDEGVEITFDESVEAIPADFKGCPEEVLVVYTPALPDMHPGLSYFRENGYEVVKRAAVLGNITRDTKGLCFAGTHGKTTTSSMAAHILNTCKVGCNAFLGGILRNYNSNLLLSATSPYSVIEADEYDRSFHHLRPYIAVITATDPDHLDIYGTEEAYLESFAHFTELIKPGGMLVVHEDLKLKPRVPEGVKIYTYSRDKGDFHAENIRRGNGEITFDIVTPSETVRDITLGVPVEINIENAIAAFAACYLTGDIEIDAARDAIASFMGPKRRFEFWLKEPGAEGRAIIDDYAHHPDELRASIMSVKSLYPGRRLTVAFQPHLYSRTRDFAPEFAASLSLADEVILLDIYPAREEPIPGVTSEIIFNDIKCKDKVMIDKQHLTETIKNRNFEILLTVGAGDICNYLPEIVKNVNLR, encoded by the coding sequence ATGTCACATAAAAAGATATACTTTGCAGGTGCCGGAGGTATAGGCATGGCCGCCCTTGAGCGTTACTTCCTTGCCAAAGGGTGCCGGGTTGCGGGTTATGACCGCACTCCCACCGACCTTACACGCGCACTGCAGGACGAAGGGGTTGAGATAACGTTTGACGAGTCGGTCGAGGCCATTCCCGCCGACTTCAAAGGCTGCCCCGAGGAGGTGCTTGTCGTCTACACTCCCGCGTTGCCCGACATGCATCCTGGATTGAGCTATTTCCGTGAAAACGGTTACGAAGTTGTGAAGCGTGCCGCGGTGCTCGGCAACATAACGCGTGACACCAAGGGACTCTGTTTCGCGGGAACTCACGGCAAGACCACTACATCGTCAATGGCCGCACACATCCTGAATACCTGCAAGGTGGGATGTAACGCATTTCTCGGCGGCATCTTGCGCAACTACAACAGCAATCTGCTGCTCAGCGCCACTTCGCCCTATTCGGTGATAGAGGCCGATGAATACGACCGTTCGTTCCACCATCTGCGCCCCTACATCGCCGTCATCACCGCCACCGATCCCGACCATCTCGACATATACGGCACCGAGGAGGCTTATCTGGAGAGCTTCGCCCACTTCACCGAGCTGATAAAGCCGGGCGGCATGCTTGTGGTTCACGAGGACCTGAAGCTGAAGCCGAGAGTGCCCGAAGGAGTGAAGATCTACACCTATTCGCGTGACAAGGGCGATTTTCATGCTGAAAACATTCGTCGTGGCAACGGTGAGATAACGTTTGACATCGTGACGCCTTCGGAAACCGTGCGTGACATAACGCTCGGCGTCCCTGTCGAAATCAACATCGAGAATGCTATCGCCGCATTTGCCGCCTGTTACCTTACAGGCGACATCGAGATCGATGCCGCACGCGATGCCATCGCCTCCTTCATGGGCCCCAAGCGGCGATTCGAGTTCTGGCTTAAGGAGCCGGGTGCCGAGGGACGCGCCATAATCGACGACTACGCCCATCATCCCGATGAGCTGAGGGCATCGATAATGTCGGTGAAGTCGCTCTATCCGGGTCGCAGGCTCACGGTGGCGTTCCAGCCCCATCTCTATTCGCGCACACGTGACTTCGCTCCTGAATTTGCCGCGTCATTGTCGCTTGCCGACGAGGTTATACTGCTTGACATATATCCCGCCCGCGAGGAACCGATTCCCGGAGTTACTTCCGAAATCATATTCAATGACATAAAATGCAAGGATAAAGTCATGATTGATAAGCAACATTTGACAGAAACAATAAAAAATCGTAACTTTGAAATCCTGCTGACTGTTGGTGCAGGGGACATTTGCAACTATTTACCCGAAATTGTTAAAAACGTTAATCTCCGTTGA
- a CDS encoding cell division protein FtsQ/DivIB produces MKKFLKCLISILLLCYLIGAVAWSRLQARDVMCSGVAIVVLDSLNSNFVTAHEIARELGDFSNDAPSMKLTDIDTDSIERRLGLIDKIESVQCRIYTDNTVRIDIDPLHPVLRVFDRNKSYYINKDGKRISATARYHTDLPVVSGHFDSTFRAVSLLPLVRYINSDSTWNALVTQIKVDGPNNIILVPVIHGHVINIGDMEHLDSKFDRIRMAYTDILPVKGWNYYDTISVKWGGQIVATRRAKALHHTVSAVDLEAEHEEPDLGTMLAGDTAGVVSSNAKRSN; encoded by the coding sequence ATGAAGAAGTTTCTTAAGTGCTTGATTTCGATATTGCTGTTATGTTATCTCATCGGTGCCGTCGCCTGGTCGCGATTGCAGGCACGCGATGTGATGTGCAGCGGTGTCGCCATTGTAGTGCTTGACTCTTTGAATTCCAACTTCGTCACCGCTCATGAGATAGCGCGCGAGCTCGGCGATTTCAGCAACGATGCTCCCTCGATGAAGCTCACCGACATCGACACCGACAGCATTGAGCGACGCCTCGGCCTCATCGATAAGATCGAGAGCGTCCAGTGTCGCATATACACCGACAACACCGTGCGCATCGACATTGATCCGCTTCACCCGGTGCTGCGAGTGTTTGACCGCAATAAATCCTACTACATCAACAAGGATGGAAAGCGCATTTCGGCTACGGCGCGTTACCACACCGACCTGCCTGTCGTTTCGGGACATTTCGACTCGACATTCCGGGCCGTGTCGCTGCTGCCGCTTGTGCGTTACATAAACTCCGATTCGACATGGAATGCGCTCGTGACGCAAATTAAAGTCGACGGCCCCAACAATATAATACTTGTCCCCGTAATTCACGGCCATGTCATAAATATAGGCGACATGGAACACCTTGACAGCAAGTTTGATCGTATACGGATGGCCTATACCGATATTCTTCCGGTGAAAGGCTGGAACTATTACGACACTATTTCTGTTAAATGGGGAGGACAGATTGTTGCCACGCGACGCGCCAAGGCTCTTCATCACACCGTGAGCGCGGTCGATCTTGAAGCCGAGCACGAGGAGCCCGATTTGGGCACGATGCTTGCCGGCGATACGGCAGGAGTGGTGTCATCCAATGCGAAAAGGAGTAATTAA
- the ftsA gene encoding cell division protein FtsA, with the protein MEQKYIVALEIGSSHIRAAVGVVDESGVLTILAVEDENAINVVRYGWIQNVEEVSNRINKLIKKLENYQSISPRKIKSVYVSIGGRSTMATSRQIVRHFDDGVDITDKIIQQIKDEARQMVVSDRKVIEVLPREFAVDNLDCPNPVGTVGRNIKAEINLVTCKPVIGYSNIQRAVTERQQLNIKGEIVRQSAIADLVLTSDEKKLGCMLVDFGAETTTVSMYKNGTLRYFETLPLGSRNITRDIMSLNHTEENAEQLKKVLGDVVNVEPNYRKHDFDGDATEVNNYVRARAGEIIVNIIEQPKYAGYKISSDLPGGIIIVGAGAKLKGFTDQLASQSGLNVRLGNIPGTIRISDPKLQSLDFIDVIALLNAAARRNPQECTEVPVQVNVTYDYDDSYDEDDDDEPGPRPIKGKEKKEKKEKKPKVEEKREPKGPSKLSQWKDRLATMLFNEADENDE; encoded by the coding sequence ATGGAACAAAAATACATAGTTGCCTTGGAAATCGGCAGTTCCCACATCAGGGCTGCTGTCGGCGTAGTCGATGAGTCGGGAGTGCTGACCATACTTGCCGTAGAGGATGAAAACGCAATAAATGTAGTGCGTTACGGCTGGATACAGAATGTCGAGGAGGTGAGCAACCGCATAAACAAGCTCATCAAGAAGCTCGAGAACTATCAGAGCATCTCTCCCCGTAAAATCAAGTCGGTGTATGTTTCTATAGGCGGACGCTCGACTATGGCCACTTCGCGCCAGATTGTGCGTCACTTTGACGACGGGGTTGACATAACCGATAAAATCATTCAGCAGATAAAGGACGAAGCCCGTCAGATGGTGGTTTCCGACCGCAAGGTTATCGAGGTGCTTCCGCGTGAATTTGCCGTCGACAATCTCGACTGTCCAAATCCCGTGGGAACGGTGGGCCGAAATATAAAGGCCGAGATAAATCTTGTGACATGCAAGCCCGTCATCGGCTACAGCAACATTCAGCGTGCCGTGACCGAGCGTCAGCAGCTCAATATAAAGGGTGAGATTGTGCGTCAGTCGGCCATCGCCGACCTCGTGCTAACTTCCGATGAGAAGAAGCTCGGCTGCATGCTTGTCGATTTCGGTGCCGAAACCACAACCGTGTCGATGTACAAGAACGGAACGTTGCGTTATTTTGAAACCCTTCCGCTCGGTTCGCGCAACATAACGCGCGACATCATGTCGCTCAATCACACCGAGGAGAATGCCGAACAGCTCAAGAAGGTGCTCGGCGATGTGGTCAACGTAGAGCCCAACTACCGCAAGCATGACTTCGACGGTGACGCAACCGAGGTCAACAACTATGTGCGCGCACGTGCCGGCGAGATAATCGTCAACATAATCGAGCAGCCCAAGTATGCAGGCTACAAGATTTCGAGCGACTTGCCCGGCGGAATAATCATCGTCGGAGCAGGAGCCAAGCTTAAGGGATTCACCGACCAGCTTGCATCGCAGAGCGGATTGAACGTGCGTCTTGGTAACATCCCCGGAACTATACGCATCTCCGATCCCAAGCTGCAGTCGCTTGATTTTATCGATGTCATAGCACTGTTGAACGCCGCAGCCCGCCGCAATCCTCAGGAGTGTACCGAAGTGCCCGTTCAGGTTAATGTCACCTACGATTACGATGACAGCTACGACGAAGATGACGACGACGAACCCGGCCCCCGTCCCATAAAAGGCAAAGAAAAGAAGGAGAAGAAAGAGAAGAAACCCAAGGTTGAGGAGAAGCGCGAGCCCAAGGGCCCGAGCAAGCTCTCACAGTGGAAGGATCGACTCGCTACAATGCTCTTCAATGAGGCCGACGAAAATGATGAGTAA
- the ftsZ gene encoding cell division protein FtsZ, with protein sequence MAPEDIPAPNEIGFTDREPTDDIIKVIGVGGGGNNAVSHMYEQGIKNVSFVICNTDRQALKNSPVPTRVEIGNGLGAGNKPEIAREAAEAAVDKINQLFDDHTKMVFITAGMGGGTGTGAAPVVARLAKEHGLLTIGIVTIPFLFEGERKILKALNGADEMSKYVDALLVINNQRLTDIYPDLNFVNAFGKADDTLTTAARSISELITCDGKINLDFNDVDTTLRDGGAAIISTGYGEGEQRVTKAIDDALNSPLLKNRDILTSKKLLFNIYFSPEAEQEFKMEETEELTSFISSIDSDVDVIWGASYDRTLGDKVKITILAAGFDVTIDESKSRGTRSRVVNFNRNKKEEEHDATQRLGDEYGKEAVLRMQGDKAKARYIVLTPSQMDDERSIEAIEKSPTYNRDKKTSDEIKEMGKSSSGNADEPRPNNAASNNSGFSIQF encoded by the coding sequence ATGGCACCCGAAGATATACCCGCACCCAACGAGATAGGATTTACCGATAGAGAACCTACCGATGACATCATTAAAGTAATCGGCGTAGGCGGTGGTGGAAACAATGCCGTGTCCCACATGTATGAGCAAGGCATCAAGAATGTGTCGTTTGTTATATGCAACACCGACCGGCAGGCGTTGAAAAATTCGCCTGTGCCCACCCGTGTGGAGATAGGAAACGGCCTTGGTGCCGGAAACAAGCCTGAAATCGCCCGCGAGGCTGCCGAAGCGGCTGTCGACAAGATAAATCAGCTCTTTGACGACCACACCAAGATGGTGTTCATCACTGCCGGAATGGGTGGCGGCACAGGTACCGGAGCTGCCCCTGTAGTGGCTCGTCTGGCCAAGGAGCACGGATTGCTTACCATAGGCATTGTCACTATACCGTTCCTCTTTGAGGGCGAGCGCAAGATTCTCAAGGCTCTGAACGGAGCCGACGAGATGAGCAAGTATGTCGATGCGCTGCTCGTAATCAACAACCAGCGACTGACCGACATATACCCCGACCTCAACTTCGTTAACGCATTCGGTAAGGCCGACGACACTCTCACCACCGCGGCCCGCTCGATATCGGAGCTTATAACCTGCGACGGAAAAATCAACCTCGACTTCAACGATGTCGACACTACCTTGCGCGACGGTGGAGCCGCCATAATCTCTACCGGATACGGCGAGGGCGAGCAGCGTGTTACCAAGGCAATCGACGATGCCCTTAACTCGCCTCTGTTGAAGAACCGTGACATCCTGACTTCCAAGAAGTTGCTTTTCAACATCTACTTCTCGCCCGAGGCCGAGCAGGAGTTCAAGATGGAGGAAACCGAGGAGCTCACATCGTTCATCAGCAGCATCGACTCGGATGTCGATGTTATATGGGGTGCATCCTACGACCGCACTCTCGGCGACAAGGTGAAAATTACCATTCTCGCTGCCGGATTTGATGTTACGATCGACGAGAGCAAGAGCCGCGGCACCCGCAGCCGTGTGGTCAACTTCAACCGCAACAAGAAGGAAGAGGAGCATGACGCCACACAGCGTCTTGGCGACGAGTATGGCAAGGAGGCTGTTCTGCGCATGCAGGGCGACAAGGCCAAGGCGCGTTACATCGTGCTTACGCCTTCGCAGATGGACGACGAGCGTTCAATCGAGGCGATAGAGAAGAGCCCCACCTACAACCGCGACAAGAAGACCTCCGACGAGATAAAGGAGATGGGTAAGAGCTCATCGGGCAATGCCGACGAACCTCGACCCAACAATGCCGCATCCAACAACTCGGGATTCAGCATTCAGTTCTAA
- the mutS gene encoding DNA mismatch repair protein MutS: MAAKIVETPLMKQYIEMKQKHPDAILLFRVGDFYETFSDDAIVASEILGITLTRRANGVSQYVELAGFPHHALDSYLPKLVRAGKRVAICEQLEDPKLTKKLVKRGITELVTPGVSVNDAVLNHRENNFVSALHFTRSGLIGVAFLDISTGEFLTAEGNADYVDKLLNNFAPKEVLVERGNRKRVDETFSSRYLVFELDDWIFTDEAANDKLLKQFETRNLKGFGIHSLHAAIIASGAVLHYLDITKHTMTSHITRLSRIEEESYVRLDKFTVRNLELVEGMGDEGKSLLDVIDRTISPMGARLLRRWLLFPLKDVKAINARLDVVEYFFRHPEQHDEVKSLLEHVGDMERIISKVAVGRISPREVVQLRNALNVMEPLKKLCCDADLEALRSIGEQLNPCSLIRDRIAREIVDDAPIALNRGAVIKDGVDAELDELREIAFKGKDYLLKIQAREIEATGISSLKIGYNNVFGYYIEVTNTHKSKVPTDWIRKQTLVNAERYITQELKDYEEKILGAQEKIAIIETRLYNDLVARLAEYIPAIQLDSALVARLDVLAAFTRVAKENHYNRPVVDDSLCIDIVEGRHPVIERQLPPGEPYITNSVHLDNASTQVMMITGPNMSGKSALLRQTALNVIMAQIGCFVAADSARVGIVDKVFTRVGASDNISLGESTFMVEMNEAASILNNMSERSLILFDELGRGTSTYDGISIAWAIVEHIHEYGNMHPKTLFATHYHELNEMEASFKRVANYNVSVKEINGKVVFLRKLARGGSEHSFGIHVAKLAGMPQSIVKRADEVLHHLETNNRQEAIGKDLSSVADNRSGVQLSFFQLDDPVLTQIRDEILNIDINNLTPMAALNKLNDIRSIITGKA; the protein is encoded by the coding sequence GTGGCCGCAAAAATAGTAGAAACTCCGCTGATGAAGCAGTACATCGAGATGAAGCAAAAGCATCCCGATGCCATATTGCTGTTTCGTGTCGGCGACTTTTATGAAACATTTTCCGATGATGCCATAGTGGCTTCCGAGATACTCGGCATAACGCTGACGCGTCGTGCCAACGGTGTGTCGCAGTATGTCGAGCTTGCCGGATTTCCTCACCATGCCCTTGATTCCTACCTTCCCAAGCTCGTAAGGGCCGGAAAGCGTGTTGCGATATGTGAGCAGCTTGAGGATCCCAAGCTCACCAAGAAACTTGTGAAGCGAGGCATAACGGAGCTTGTCACACCAGGAGTTTCGGTAAATGACGCGGTGCTGAATCATCGCGAAAACAACTTCGTGTCGGCTCTGCACTTCACCCGCAGCGGACTCATAGGCGTGGCTTTCCTTGACATATCGACCGGTGAGTTCCTCACCGCCGAGGGAAATGCCGACTACGTTGACAAGCTGCTTAACAACTTCGCGCCCAAAGAGGTGCTTGTCGAGAGGGGCAATCGCAAGCGTGTCGACGAAACCTTTTCGTCGCGTTATCTTGTCTTTGAGCTCGACGACTGGATATTCACCGACGAGGCAGCCAACGACAAGCTGCTGAAACAGTTTGAAACACGCAACCTCAAGGGCTTTGGAATACACTCCCTCCATGCCGCCATCATCGCCTCGGGTGCGGTGCTGCACTATCTCGACATAACCAAGCATACGATGACGAGCCACATAACGCGTCTGTCGCGCATCGAGGAGGAGAGTTACGTGCGTCTTGACAAGTTCACCGTGCGCAATCTCGAGCTGGTCGAGGGAATGGGCGACGAAGGCAAGAGCCTGCTTGATGTCATCGACCGCACTATAAGTCCGATGGGCGCGCGACTGCTGCGTCGCTGGCTGTTGTTCCCGTTGAAGGATGTGAAGGCCATAAACGCCAGGCTCGATGTCGTGGAGTATTTCTTCCGCCACCCCGAGCAGCACGATGAGGTGAAGTCACTTCTTGAGCATGTGGGCGACATGGAGCGCATAATCTCCAAGGTGGCCGTGGGGCGCATATCGCCGCGTGAGGTGGTGCAGCTGCGCAATGCGCTCAATGTCATGGAACCGCTCAAAAAGCTGTGTTGCGATGCCGACCTTGAAGCGTTACGTTCGATCGGCGAGCAGCTCAATCCCTGTTCATTGATTCGCGACCGCATTGCCCGCGAGATTGTCGATGACGCTCCTATTGCTCTCAACAGGGGAGCCGTCATAAAGGACGGTGTCGATGCCGAGCTCGACGAACTGCGTGAAATAGCCTTCAAGGGCAAGGACTACCTGCTGAAGATACAGGCGCGTGAGATTGAGGCCACCGGAATTTCAAGCCTTAAGATAGGATATAATAACGTGTTCGGTTACTATATCGAAGTGACCAATACGCACAAGTCGAAAGTGCCCACTGACTGGATACGCAAGCAGACCCTCGTAAATGCCGAGCGTTATATAACGCAGGAACTGAAGGACTATGAGGAGAAGATACTCGGAGCGCAGGAGAAGATTGCGATAATCGAAACGCGGCTCTACAACGACCTCGTGGCGCGTCTTGCCGAATACATTCCGGCCATACAGCTTGACTCGGCGCTCGTGGCGCGTCTTGATGTGCTGGCCGCATTTACGCGTGTGGCAAAGGAGAATCACTACAATCGTCCGGTGGTCGACGACTCGTTGTGCATCGACATTGTGGAGGGGCGTCACCCTGTCATCGAGCGTCAGCTGCCTCCCGGCGAGCCATATATCACCAACAGTGTGCATCTCGACAACGCGTCGACTCAGGTGATGATGATAACGGGCCCCAACATGTCGGGTAAGTCGGCGCTGCTGCGTCAAACCGCCCTCAATGTCATCATGGCGCAGATAGGCTGTTTCGTTGCTGCCGACAGCGCTCGTGTGGGCATCGTCGACAAGGTGTTTACGCGTGTAGGCGCAAGCGACAACATTTCGCTCGGCGAGTCAACTTTCATGGTCGAGATGAACGAGGCGGCTTCGATTCTCAACAACATGAGCGAGCGCAGCCTCATCCTGTTTGACGAGTTGGGCCGAGGCACATCGACCTACGACGGCATCTCAATAGCATGGGCCATCGTGGAGCATATACATGAGTATGGTAACATGCATCCCAAGACCCTCTTTGCCACCCATTACCATGAATTGAATGAGATGGAGGCGAGCTTCAAGCGCGTGGCCAATTACAATGTGTCGGTGAAGGAGATCAACGGCAAGGTGGTGTTTCTGCGCAAGCTTGCACGCGGAGGCAGCGAACATAGTTTCGGTATCCATGTGGCCAAGCTGGCCGGTATGCCGCAGTCGATAGTGAAGCGTGCCGATGAGGTGCTGCATCATCTTGAAACCAACAACCGTCAGGAGGCCATAGGCAAGGACTTGAGCAGCGTCGCCGATAATCGAAGCGGCGTGCAGCTGTCGTTTTTCCAGCTCGATGACCCTGTGCTGACTCAGATAAGGGACGAGATACTCAACATCGACATAAACAATCTCACGCCTATGGCGGCGTTGAACAAGCTGAATGACATACGCTCGATAATCACCGGCAAGGCATGA
- a CDS encoding C40 family peptidase, translated as MTYIMRFLLGILMLTAMAVPMSAAEPLKLMTTPETPKYLAYINSWKPELPVLTPVEAVEEYKTPQMVLDMINHAKEFMGLRYRRGGKTPKGFDCSGFTGYIFKQFGISLKASSSSQYTQGTPVVTDDLRPGDLVFFNGRRAGTSRVGHVGMVVDVDADAGTFKFIHSAISSGITISDSSEPYYSRRYIGARRVIDESSLN; from the coding sequence ATGACCTATATAATGCGTTTCCTGCTTGGGATCCTCATGCTTACGGCAATGGCCGTGCCTATGTCGGCAGCCGAGCCTCTAAAGCTGATGACCACTCCCGAAACTCCAAAATATCTGGCTTACATAAACTCATGGAAGCCCGAGTTGCCCGTGCTTACTCCCGTCGAAGCCGTCGAAGAGTACAAGACACCCCAGATGGTGCTCGACATGATAAACCACGCCAAGGAGTTTATGGGATTGCGCTACCGTCGAGGCGGCAAGACTCCCAAAGGATTTGACTGCTCGGGATTCACCGGCTACATCTTCAAGCAATTCGGAATATCGCTAAAGGCATCGTCAAGCTCACAGTACACCCAGGGAACACCCGTAGTGACCGACGACCTGCGTCCCGGCGACCTGGTGTTTTTCAACGGACGCCGTGCAGGCACTTCAAGAGTGGGTCATGTGGGAATGGTGGTTGATGTCGACGCCGATGCCGGAACATTCAAGTTCATCCATTCAGCCATCAGTTCGGGCATAACGATAAGCGACTCATCGGAGCCCTACTACTCGCGACGTTACATAGGCGCACGCCGCGTAATCGACGAATCGTCGCTCAATTAA
- a CDS encoding peptidase U32 family protein: MKRNDFEIMAPVGSYESLYAAIDAGADAVYFGIEGLNMRARSSNNFTIDDLHNIAHTCASHGVKTYLTVNTIIFDTDIEKCHAIIDAAKEASITAIIASDIAAILYARSIGVEVHISTQVNITNIEAVRFYSQWADVVVLARELNLDQVSAIHQAIIAENICGPHGKPVRIEMFCHGALCMAVSGKCYLSLHEMNSSANRGACTQICRRGYTVTDRETGDSLDIENQYIMSPKDLKTIHFLNKMIDAGVRVFKIEGRARGAEYVKIAVQCYDEAIKAVCDGTFTEERIAQWDDSLNRIFNRGFWNGYYLGQRLGEWTSKYGSSATRTKVYAAKGVRYFSNIGVAEFVMENGELHTGDEVVITGPTTGAVIMTVDEIRVDLKPVDKAVKGDRFSIKTDTKIRPSDKMFKWEKTADLKTRRSLQ, from the coding sequence ATGAAACGCAACGATTTCGAGATAATGGCTCCCGTAGGGAGCTATGAGTCGCTATATGCGGCCATTGACGCAGGAGCCGACGCCGTGTACTTCGGCATCGAGGGGCTCAACATGCGCGCCCGCTCATCCAACAACTTCACCATCGACGACCTCCACAACATAGCACACACCTGTGCGTCACATGGGGTAAAGACATACCTCACGGTCAACACCATAATATTTGACACCGACATCGAGAAGTGTCACGCCATAATCGATGCGGCAAAGGAGGCATCGATCACCGCCATAATAGCAAGCGACATAGCCGCTATACTCTATGCACGCTCGATAGGGGTCGAGGTACACATTTCGACACAGGTCAACATAACCAACATCGAGGCCGTGCGATTTTACTCGCAGTGGGCCGATGTCGTGGTACTCGCCCGCGAGCTCAATCTCGATCAGGTGAGCGCAATACATCAGGCGATTATCGCCGAAAACATCTGCGGCCCCCACGGAAAACCGGTGAGAATAGAGATGTTCTGTCACGGAGCGTTGTGCATGGCCGTTTCGGGCAAATGTTATCTGAGCCTGCACGAGATGAACTCAAGCGCCAACCGTGGCGCCTGCACCCAGATATGCCGCCGCGGCTACACCGTAACCGACCGCGAAACAGGCGACTCGCTCGACATCGAAAACCAGTACATCATGTCGCCCAAGGACCTCAAGACAATCCACTTCCTCAACAAGATGATCGATGCGGGAGTGAGAGTGTTCAAAATCGAGGGCCGCGCACGCGGTGCCGAATATGTGAAGATAGCCGTGCAGTGCTACGACGAAGCGATAAAGGCGGTGTGCGACGGCACATTCACCGAGGAACGCATTGCGCAGTGGGACGACAGCCTCAACCGCATATTCAACCGTGGATTCTGGAACGGATATTACCTGGGACAACGACTCGGAGAGTGGACCTCGAAGTATGGCTCATCGGCCACACGTACCAAAGTGTATGCGGCCAAGGGAGTGCGTTACTTCTCCAACATAGGCGTGGCCGAGTTCGTGATGGAAAACGGAGAGCTGCACACCGGCGACGAAGTCGTGATAACCGGTCCCACAACGGGAGCCGTGATAATGACGGTCGATGAAATACGTGTCGACCTGAAGCCGGTTGATAAAGCCGTGAAAGGCGACCGCTTCTCAATAAAGACCGACACGAAGATACGCCCGAGCGACAAGATGTTCAAATGGGAAAAGACCGCCGACCTTAAGACCCGTCGCTCGCTCCAATAG
- a CDS encoding phosphatidylserine decarboxylase family protein: protein MRVKIHREGLNILVVLLFILLVINIPAWLFMRPVAIPVTFTVISAVVYLLVLNFFRSPRRSFKGNRDNVVVASADGKVVALEETYEDEFLHCRCIQLSVFMSVLNVHANWFPVDGKVLYVKHHSGRFMSAYLPKSSTENERSTVAIEARNGQTIVMRQVAGALARRIVTYAAPGEPASIEDHMGFIKFGSRVDLYLPLGTEIYVKLGDKTIGGVTTVGRLADKPTAESIKKS from the coding sequence ATGAGAGTAAAAATACATCGCGAAGGCCTGAATATATTGGTCGTATTGCTGTTCATCCTGCTGGTGATAAATATCCCGGCATGGCTGTTCATGCGACCTGTGGCCATTCCCGTTACATTTACCGTTATTTCGGCTGTCGTTTATCTGCTTGTATTGAACTTCTTCCGTTCGCCCCGCCGCTCGTTCAAGGGCAACCGCGACAATGTGGTGGTCGCTTCGGCCGACGGCAAGGTTGTGGCGCTTGAGGAAACCTACGAGGATGAGTTTCTGCACTGCAGGTGCATCCAGCTGTCGGTGTTCATGAGCGTTCTCAACGTTCACGCCAATTGGTTCCCGGTCGATGGCAAGGTACTCTACGTGAAGCACCATTCCGGACGATTCATGTCGGCCTACCTGCCCAAGTCGAGCACCGAGAATGAGCGTTCGACCGTAGCGATTGAGGCACGTAACGGACAGACGATAGTTATGCGTCAGGTGGCCGGTGCTCTTGCACGCCGCATTGTCACTTATGCCGCTCCGGGCGAGCCGGCATCGATTGAGGATCACATGGGTTTCATAAAGTTTGGCTCGCGAGTCGATCTTTATCTCCCTCTCGGCACTGAAATCTATGTGAAGCTCGGCGACAAGACAATAGGCGGAGTAACCACGGTGGGACGCCTTGCCGATAAGCCTACGGCTGAGTCAATTAAAAAATCCTGA